From the genome of Halobacterium sp. CBA1132, one region includes:
- a CDS encoding RND family transporter, whose amino-acid sequence MGTGDRIKAAARRLNETIVSQPRTVVVVFLVLTLLFTGGFGLISTETDATGSFTDNLQEQQALDKVNEEFEDPFEPSSESTQLIHTGDNVLSKEALTRNIQLIEHIETRDDLRMGNAAGPAPIVAQTLDPTATTTAEQRRVLETASQSEVRQAVRELAESPQLTAVIAEDFNPRSASATASITSISHDVPQGFTDDGLTEIQTSIQTLANNGPGEIRAFGAGITNAEMGNVIGDSLTIVMPVVVVLLLIFLIVAYRDPIDLLLGLLALLMTVIWTFGFLGYSGIPFNQQMISVPVLLLAVGVDFGIHIINRYREETVQGFEPTEAMRTANNQLLIAFVIVTVTTVFGFGANVISDLTPIRNMGIASSAGIIFTFLIFGLFLPAAKLVVDQWRERLGVPEFNSQPIASEGSALSRVLSLPAVVSRYAPVIFVLVLLLTGGAAAAYGTGVDTSFEQEDFLPPENQPGYVTALPEPFAPGEYTVTETTNLLEDKFATNQDQSVKLYIEGSFENDHALEALVKPNNDPPDSLAVGDGGGTRARSIVTVIQSYAEQNREFAALVNRNDLNDNGIPDQNLDRIYDELFASTAGPQAAQYLTEDRQAAQVDYTIDSDASQAAAAADARAFAEDFRYRTTATGQIVVFDAVISLIFSSAIQGLILAVGLTAVFLVIAYGLLERKPMLGVVNVFPILVAVAYLMGTMRYLGMSLNALTATILSISIGLGIAYSVHTTHRFIDEFNESDNAHLAMVRTLTGTGGALLGSMLTTSLGTGALALAITPVLGDFGLLMAISVTYSFIFSIIALPPAVLLWERYRNATPFAALAN is encoded by the coding sequence ATGGGAACCGGCGACCGGATTAAGGCGGCGGCGAGACGACTGAACGAGACGATTGTCTCGCAACCGCGGACGGTCGTGGTTGTTTTCCTTGTGCTTACCCTCCTGTTTACGGGTGGCTTCGGACTCATCTCAACGGAAACCGATGCCACTGGATCGTTCACTGATAACCTCCAGGAGCAGCAAGCACTGGATAAAGTCAACGAAGAGTTTGAGGACCCCTTTGAGCCAAGTAGCGAATCAACGCAGCTGATTCACACTGGCGACAACGTACTCAGCAAAGAGGCACTCACACGGAATATTCAGCTCATTGAGCACATCGAAACCCGTGATGACCTCCGAATGGGGAACGCAGCGGGGCCTGCCCCAATCGTTGCGCAAACACTTGACCCGACAGCGACAACGACTGCCGAACAGCGCCGTGTTCTCGAGACGGCAAGCCAGTCCGAAGTGCGACAGGCGGTCCGCGAACTAGCCGAGTCCCCCCAGCTCACAGCGGTGATTGCCGAGGACTTTAACCCGAGGTCGGCCTCGGCAACCGCATCAATTACGTCCATCTCCCACGATGTCCCACAGGGCTTCACTGACGACGGCCTCACCGAGATACAGACGTCCATCCAGACGCTTGCAAACAACGGACCGGGCGAAATTCGAGCCTTCGGGGCGGGCATCACAAACGCCGAAATGGGGAACGTAATCGGCGATTCTCTGACGATTGTGATGCCCGTTGTGGTGGTGCTCCTACTGATCTTCTTGATCGTTGCCTACCGGGACCCGATCGACCTGCTTCTTGGGTTATTAGCGCTCTTAATGACGGTCATCTGGACGTTCGGCTTCTTGGGCTACTCCGGAATCCCGTTTAACCAACAGATGATCTCCGTCCCGGTTCTGCTGCTTGCCGTCGGGGTTGACTTCGGGATTCACATCATTAATCGCTATCGCGAGGAAACCGTCCAGGGATTCGAACCAACCGAGGCGATGCGAACCGCAAACAACCAGTTGCTGATTGCGTTCGTCATTGTGACCGTCACAACGGTCTTCGGGTTCGGCGCAAACGTCATCTCGGATCTCACTCCGATCCGGAATATGGGAATTGCCTCGAGTGCGGGGATTATCTTCACGTTCCTCATCTTCGGGTTGTTCCTGCCGGCGGCGAAACTCGTGGTCGATCAGTGGCGCGAACGACTTGGGGTCCCGGAGTTCAATTCACAGCCGATCGCGTCCGAAGGGTCGGCACTCAGTCGTGTGCTGTCGCTGCCTGCCGTTGTGAGCCGGTATGCACCGGTCATCTTTGTTCTCGTGTTGCTGCTTACTGGCGGTGCTGCCGCTGCATATGGCACTGGCGTCGACACGTCCTTCGAACAGGAGGATTTCCTCCCACCGGAAAACCAACCCGGCTACGTCACAGCGCTCCCGGAGCCGTTCGCACCCGGGGAATACACCGTCACGGAGACGACGAATCTGCTGGAGGACAAGTTCGCAACAAACCAGGACCAGTCAGTAAAATTGTATATCGAGGGGTCATTTGAAAACGACCACGCGCTCGAAGCCCTCGTCAAGCCGAATAACGACCCCCCAGATTCACTTGCCGTTGGCGATGGGGGCGGCACTCGCGCCCGAAGTATCGTTACGGTGATCCAGTCCTATGCTGAACAGAATCGCGAGTTTGCTGCTCTCGTTAATCGGAACGACCTGAACGACAACGGGATTCCAGATCAGAACCTTGACCGGATTTACGATGAGCTCTTCGCGTCGACGGCTGGCCCACAGGCGGCACAGTATCTGACCGAGGACCGGCAGGCAGCACAAGTTGACTACACCATCGATTCGGATGCATCACAGGCTGCTGCAGCTGCCGATGCCCGTGCGTTCGCTGAGGACTTCCGCTATCGAACAACGGCAACGGGACAGATTGTTGTCTTTGATGCCGTTATCAGCCTCATCTTCTCGTCAGCTATCCAGGGCTTAATTTTGGCGGTCGGCCTTACCGCCGTCTTCCTGGTCATCGCGTACGGACTGTTAGAACGCAAACCGATGCTCGGGGTTGTTAACGTGTTCCCGATTCTCGTTGCAGTTGCCTACTTAATGGGGACGATGCGGTATCTTGGAATGTCATTAAATGCGCTAACAGCAACCATTCTCTCCATCTCAATCGGGCTTGGCATCGCCTACTCGGTCCACACCACCCACCGGTTTATCGACGAGTTCAACGAGAGTGATAATGCGCACCTCGCCATGGTTCGAACCCTTACCGGGACTGGTGGGGCACTCCTCGGGAGCATGCTCACGACGTCACTCGGAACTGGCGCGCTCGCACTTGCAATTACGCCGGTCCTGGGTGACTTCGGGCTGCTGATGGCAATTAGCGTTACGTACTCGTTTATCTTCTCGATTATTGCGCTCCCGCCCGCAGTACTGCTGTGGGAACGATATCGGAACGCAACACCGTTTGCCGCACTCGCTAATTAG
- a CDS encoding COG1361 S-layer family protein, with amino-acid sequence MTVGIRYNGDQAVSATNAKLFVSDPISTSDDSAYLGTMEPGETMNATFTASAGSAALVKEYDASIEVRYDDADGDTKYTDGLSIGIPVSPASGGLPVPLPVIAGVVLIAAGGAYVLYRRR; translated from the coding sequence GTGACGGTCGGCATCCGCTACAACGGTGACCAGGCGGTTTCCGCGACGAACGCTAAGCTCTTCGTGAGTGACCCGATCTCGACGTCGGACGATAGCGCGTACCTCGGGACGATGGAGCCCGGTGAGACGATGAATGCGACGTTCACCGCCAGTGCCGGCTCTGCTGCTCTCGTCAAGGAGTATGATGCTTCTATCGAGGTCCGCTACGACGACGCCGATGGCGACACGAAGTACACCGATGGACTCTCGATTGGCATCCCAGTCTCACCCGCGAGCGGCGGTCTTCCCGTTCCGCTTCCGGTGATTGCCGGTGTCGTGCTCATCGCTGCGGGCGGCGCCTATGTCCTCTACCGTCGCCGATGA
- a CDS encoding COG1361 S-layer family protein: protein MVVLVVGSIGTAGLSGTVAAQESGEVIGQPNISFATTTGDVSAGKTDTLSLSITNRGKIDKGGPSQYENRVTTARGMTMSLDDENSPIDINVGELAVGNVPTGSSQVDVPITVAESAEPGTYKIPVEYEYQYTRAVDYDAYGAEYSDFTRTQTGSITVAVTEEAQFEVVSEGTNNVFAGDTGNLSFTLKNTGTRTATAASVRLSTQSSSIYFGSRSSASASTSLYVPSLDPGEKTTLSTQVGAGSETAAGSYPADVVVSYRNHNGVIETSDTLTTGVTVRPERSFELRDVSTENFRVDESEARINATIVNTGPGNAQNVAVQLGQTSTVTATNGESSVGDLAVGESASVSFTVSIPASAEPGTNTFPFTVQYENADGDVRTTETPIRKSIMISSERAPSQSRPSQRASHLVAAIQ from the coding sequence ATGGTTGTACTCGTTGTTGGGTCCATCGGGACTGCTGGCCTCTCTGGGACGGTTGCTGCACAGGAATCTGGCGAGGTGATTGGCCAGCCAAACATCTCGTTTGCAACAACCACCGGTGACGTTTCTGCTGGGAAAACTGATACACTATCGTTGTCGATTACGAATCGTGGGAAAATCGACAAAGGCGGTCCCTCACAGTACGAAAATCGAGTGACAACAGCTCGCGGGATGACGATGAGTCTCGATGACGAAAATTCCCCGATTGACATAAACGTCGGGGAACTTGCGGTTGGTAACGTCCCGACTGGCTCCAGTCAGGTTGACGTCCCGATTACGGTTGCAGAGAGTGCTGAGCCGGGGACGTACAAAATCCCGGTTGAATACGAGTACCAGTACACGCGCGCTGTCGATTACGATGCCTACGGTGCCGAGTACAGCGACTTCACCCGCACACAAACCGGCTCCATCACCGTTGCTGTGACCGAGGAAGCCCAATTCGAAGTTGTGTCCGAGGGCACCAACAATGTCTTTGCGGGCGACACCGGAAATCTCTCGTTCACTCTCAAGAACACGGGCACGCGGACCGCAACTGCAGCGTCCGTCCGACTCTCCACGCAGTCATCGTCGATTTACTTCGGCTCGCGGTCGAGTGCGTCGGCTTCGACGAGCCTCTACGTGCCATCACTGGACCCCGGTGAGAAAACAACGCTCTCCACGCAGGTCGGCGCCGGGAGCGAAACCGCAGCTGGTTCGTATCCAGCCGATGTCGTCGTCTCCTATCGAAACCACAATGGTGTCATAGAGACATCCGATACGCTCACAACAGGTGTGACGGTACGTCCGGAGCGGTCCTTTGAGTTGCGTGATGTCTCCACGGAGAACTTCCGCGTTGACGAATCGGAGGCACGAATCAACGCGACGATTGTCAACACTGGCCCTGGCAACGCCCAAAACGTCGCGGTACAGCTCGGACAAACGTCGACGGTGACAGCAACGAACGGTGAGTCATCAGTCGGTGACCTTGCTGTCGGGGAATCCGCGTCAGTCTCGTTTACCGTCTCAATTCCAGCCAGCGCTGAACCTGGAACGAATACCTTCCCGTTCACTGTGCAGTATGAGAATGCCGACGGTGATGTCCGAACGACGGAGACGCCAATCCGGAAGTCAATCATGATTAGCTCCGAGCGTGCCCCTTCACAATCACGACCGTCTCAACGGGCGTCACATCTGGTGGCAGCGATTCAGTGA
- a CDS encoding AbrB/MazE/SpoVT family DNA-binding domain-containing protein: MCEAESEKVVSVSSRGQATILKEFHEQLGIDTPGRVKFIQTKDGDIVVRPIHSVTDLRGVLEGKTDEEGHSTTEHLQKERTADKASEEELQQRYTGDDETDT; encoded by the coding sequence GTGTGTGAAGCAGAGTCTGAAAAAGTAGTATCCGTCTCGTCACGTGGGCAAGCCACGATCCTGAAGGAGTTCCACGAGCAATTAGGCATCGACACGCCCGGCCGCGTCAAATTCATTCAAACCAAAGATGGCGACATCGTCGTTCGCCCTATCCACTCGGTGACAGACCTGCGTGGGGTTCTAGAAGGGAAGACCGACGAGGAGGGCCACTCGACAACCGAACACCTCCAGAAGGAACGCACAGCGGACAAAGCCAGTGAAGAGGAGTTACAGCAGCGCTACACCGGTGACGACGAGACTGATACATGA
- a CDS encoding RND family transporter — MAKLRGIFASIGDRVQARPIATIALAVLLIFVSVGGAAQITSVTGDSAFVSDNPTYDAYSESFSRGSVAVLIRGDVTEPSTIRAIDRLDQRMGETANVYSVTSPADRVRAEYGRIPDSERKIESVLGSPDYAIVSITTDTGLSQQEERPIYDRAVDVKQWANFPAGVSVTVTGSAAFSAQMSSVIQQSTTQLLGLAVGLMVVALFFLFRGVRLRLLPIVAVFVGVIYTFGAIGYLGIPNSTLTSAVFPILIGLGIDYSVQFHERYEEELERHPPRTALPIALGGVGPPVLIAMLAAALGFAATWVSTTSPATIWFAQTSILGVLLTYATGILVLLSLLTIYVRWRYDGEIEASSDADNEVSTEDRLTGVGTVGQLIGRVSRVFASHPKTVLMLALVLAGVGFQVSSSLDTMTDTNEFIPQDLPAYVDLQQFQSVTGGGSSASYSMLVTGTNLRDPEVLHWMQRFGDVASGTPLIQGVDSPATLVAAHNGGEIPQTEAGVKRVLAEIPQQTRERYYNDGRAHVTVSTVQDMNSAEVLSFLDNAESAIDHSNPPSGVSAKVTGTAAISTPSIISQIDSRNVTTALGVLFVLGLLLCYYRDIVKAVAPLVPMIFVLGWQNIYMYELGIPVSPLGASLGAMTVGIGAEYTIILMERYYEEKARGGVSKLDAVQIASSRVGKAISVSGMTTVFGFSALILSPFPILSGFGFLTVGVIFLTLLASLVTLPPTLVLLDGLAEHVHNYRTSRGQSA, encoded by the coding sequence ATGGCTAAGCTCCGCGGAATCTTCGCGTCAATTGGCGACCGGGTGCAGGCGCGCCCAATAGCGACAATTGCGCTCGCTGTTCTCCTCATCTTCGTCTCCGTCGGCGGCGCGGCACAGATTACGAGCGTCACCGGCGACTCGGCGTTCGTCTCTGATAATCCGACGTATGATGCGTACTCTGAGTCGTTCAGCCGCGGTAGCGTCGCGGTCCTCATCCGTGGCGATGTCACGGAACCGTCGACGATTCGCGCGATCGACAGACTCGACCAACGGATGGGTGAGACAGCGAATGTCTACAGCGTTACCAGCCCAGCCGACCGCGTAAGAGCTGAGTACGGACGGATTCCTGACTCGGAACGGAAAATCGAATCCGTGCTCGGCTCACCAGACTACGCGATCGTAAGTATCACTACTGATACGGGGCTCTCACAGCAGGAAGAACGCCCGATCTACGACCGGGCGGTTGATGTCAAACAGTGGGCGAACTTCCCGGCCGGCGTCTCCGTGACCGTTACTGGGAGCGCTGCTTTCTCCGCACAGATGTCAAGCGTCATCCAACAGAGTACTACCCAGCTTCTCGGGCTGGCAGTTGGGCTGATGGTAGTGGCGTTGTTCTTCCTCTTTCGCGGGGTTCGGTTGCGCCTCTTGCCGATCGTCGCTGTTTTCGTTGGTGTCATCTACACCTTCGGCGCAATCGGCTACCTTGGTATTCCGAACTCAACGCTGACAAGTGCGGTGTTCCCTATCCTCATCGGGCTAGGCATTGATTACTCCGTGCAGTTCCACGAGCGCTACGAAGAAGAACTGGAACGACATCCCCCCCGGACAGCGCTCCCAATTGCCCTCGGCGGTGTCGGTCCACCCGTACTCATCGCGATGCTTGCGGCCGCGCTCGGCTTTGCCGCAACGTGGGTGTCCACGACGTCACCCGCAACCATCTGGTTCGCGCAGACGTCCATTCTTGGCGTTCTGCTCACGTACGCCACCGGAATCCTCGTGTTGCTATCCCTGCTGACGATTTACGTCCGCTGGCGGTATGATGGTGAAATTGAGGCATCCTCGGATGCCGATAATGAGGTATCGACAGAGGACCGACTCACTGGTGTCGGCACTGTCGGGCAACTTATAGGACGCGTTTCACGTGTCTTTGCCTCACACCCGAAAACGGTGCTGATGCTTGCACTTGTGCTCGCGGGTGTCGGCTTTCAGGTAAGCTCGTCGCTGGATACGATGACAGACACCAACGAGTTTATTCCGCAAGATTTGCCGGCATACGTTGACCTCCAGCAGTTCCAGTCTGTTACGGGCGGGGGGTCAAGTGCGAGCTATAGTATGCTCGTCACCGGCACAAATCTGCGAGACCCCGAGGTGTTACACTGGATGCAACGCTTTGGCGATGTTGCGAGCGGGACACCACTTATTCAGGGTGTTGATTCGCCCGCGACACTTGTTGCAGCCCATAATGGTGGTGAGATTCCCCAGACTGAGGCGGGTGTCAAACGTGTCCTCGCCGAGATTCCACAGCAAACTCGCGAGCGGTATTATAACGATGGACGCGCTCATGTAACCGTCTCGACGGTCCAGGATATGAACAGTGCTGAGGTACTCTCGTTCCTGGATAATGCTGAGAGCGCGATTGATCACAGTAATCCGCCGTCCGGTGTCAGCGCTAAGGTTACTGGGACAGCCGCAATTTCGACGCCATCAATTATCTCACAGATCGATTCACGGAACGTGACAACGGCCTTGGGTGTGCTGTTCGTTCTTGGGCTGTTGTTGTGCTACTACCGTGATATCGTGAAGGCTGTCGCGCCGCTCGTGCCGATGATATTCGTGCTTGGCTGGCAGAATATCTATATGTATGAGCTCGGAATTCCAGTGTCGCCGCTGGGCGCTAGCCTGGGCGCGATGACTGTCGGGATTGGCGCCGAGTACACGATTATTCTGATGGAGCGCTACTACGAGGAAAAAGCCCGGGGCGGCGTGAGTAAGCTCGATGCCGTACAAATCGCCTCGTCGCGCGTCGGAAAGGCAATCAGTGTTTCAGGGATGACAACGGTCTTTGGATTCTCTGCACTGATTCTCTCCCCGTTCCCGATTCTTAGTGGCTTCGGCTTCCTTACCGTCGGTGTTATCTTCCTGACATTGCTCGCGTCGCTTGTCACGCTTCCCCCGACGCTCGTCCTTCTTGATGGCCTTGCGGAGCATGTGCACAACTACCGGACGTCACGCGGTCAGTCGGCCTAA
- a CDS encoding TetR/AcrR family transcriptional regulator: MPTNSPFEGPPNDTREEILRAAFLVVQKHGYDGLSMNRIADEVGIQKSSVYHHYSDKDTLLLSLVDYVMAELEYRIMQPDDATPLQKLKLFIDQVIFGRSVSSKGAVSPPAEPTLQVFLQIRAQATYAEPYQEKVTEIERLQQAHIVDIIQRGIASGDFRDIATEPIAALLVTLATGVLSRRVTTTVDLNPVHEAIHEYLRVILIK; the protein is encoded by the coding sequence ATGCCAACGAACAGCCCGTTTGAAGGGCCTCCTAACGATACCCGTGAGGAAATCCTTCGGGCCGCCTTTCTTGTCGTCCAAAAACACGGCTATGACGGTCTTTCGATGAACCGAATTGCAGACGAAGTTGGCATTCAAAAATCATCAGTCTATCATCACTACTCGGATAAAGATACTCTCCTACTGTCTCTTGTTGATTATGTTATGGCAGAACTCGAATATCGAATCATGCAGCCGGATGACGCAACCCCATTACAGAAACTGAAGTTGTTCATCGATCAAGTTATCTTTGGCCGATCTGTTTCATCAAAAGGAGCCGTCTCACCACCAGCAGAGCCGACACTGCAGGTGTTCCTCCAAATCCGAGCACAAGCCACGTATGCCGAACCGTATCAGGAGAAGGTAACAGAGATTGAGCGACTCCAGCAAGCCCATATCGTAGATATTATTCAGCGCGGTATCGCTAGTGGAGACTTCCGTGATATAGCGACAGAACCGATTGCTGCCCTCCTCGTAACACTTGCAACAGGTGTGCTGTCACGTCGTGTGACGACAACAGTCGATCTCAACCCGGTTCATGAAGCAATCCACGAGTATCTCCGCGTGATCCTGATTAAGTAG
- a CDS encoding COG1361 S-layer family protein, with protein sequence MVVLVVGSIGTAGLSGTVAAQESGEVIGQPNISFATTTGDVSAGKTDTLSLSITNRGKIDKGGPSQYENRVTTARGMTMSLDDENSPIDINVGELAVGNVPTGSSQVDVPITVAESAEPGTYKIPVEYEYQYTRAVDYDAYGAEYSDFTRTQTGSITVAVTEDARFEVVAIQGAAQVGDNSDVSVTIRNTGSQLARGASVTVNSRSNALTFDSGGMSASSYVGDWQSGETREVNYSVALAPDATQRGYTLDLTVNYDDTDGISQTSEPITAGVETIAKQAFRFSEVTSSLRVGEDGEVVGTVTNQGPQTAHSVVVRYAGTTQTVIPIEDSVAVGSLAAGESTSFRLPIEVSSEAEAGAKSLDFAVDYRNLDRDQRTYDKLDIRAAVAPERDQFSVELAEQSIETGGSRTISVEVTNNLNETVTDVEARLFADNPLDTGDADTGYREALDPDETVTMTFELTAAGSATPEKTYPISFDFRYDDERGNSQLTNTMRVPIDVVESSGGGLPIPLIAGVIVVVGGAAAVLWYRRQ encoded by the coding sequence ATGGTTGTACTCGTTGTTGGGTCCATCGGGACTGCTGGCCTCTCTGGGACGGTTGCTGCACAGGAATCTGGCGAGGTGATTGGCCAGCCAAACATCTCGTTTGCAACAACCACCGGTGACGTTTCTGCTGGGAAAACTGATACACTATCGTTGTCGATTACGAATCGTGGGAAAATCGACAAAGGCGGTCCCTCACAGTACGAAAATCGAGTGACAACAGCTCGCGGGATGACGATGAGTCTCGATGACGAAAATTCCCCGATTGACATAAACGTCGGGGAACTTGCGGTTGGTAACGTCCCGACTGGCTCCAGTCAGGTTGACGTCCCGATTACGGTTGCAGAGAGTGCTGAGCCGGGGACGTACAAAATCCCGGTTGAATACGAGTACCAGTACACGCGCGCTGTCGATTACGATGCCTACGGTGCCGAGTACAGCGACTTCACCCGCACACAAACCGGCTCCATCACCGTTGCTGTGACCGAGGACGCCCGATTCGAAGTTGTTGCCATCCAAGGGGCTGCGCAAGTTGGTGATAATAGTGACGTCTCGGTAACGATTCGGAACACCGGCTCACAGCTCGCCCGGGGCGCAAGTGTCACCGTCAACTCGCGGAGCAACGCTTTAACGTTCGATAGTGGGGGAATGAGTGCATCTTCCTACGTTGGTGATTGGCAATCGGGCGAAACACGCGAGGTTAATTACAGTGTTGCACTCGCTCCGGACGCAACCCAGCGTGGATATACGCTTGATCTCACCGTGAACTATGATGATACAGACGGGATCAGCCAAACTTCGGAGCCAATCACGGCTGGCGTCGAGACAATCGCTAAACAAGCATTCCGCTTCAGTGAGGTCACCAGTTCGCTTCGTGTCGGCGAAGACGGCGAGGTTGTCGGGACGGTCACGAATCAAGGCCCACAAACGGCTCATAGTGTCGTTGTTCGGTATGCCGGTACGACGCAAACGGTCATTCCGATTGAGGACTCCGTCGCAGTCGGCTCCTTAGCGGCTGGTGAATCTACGTCGTTCCGACTGCCAATCGAAGTCAGTAGCGAAGCGGAGGCTGGCGCAAAATCGCTTGATTTCGCCGTTGACTATCGGAATTTGGACCGTGACCAACGGACATATGACAAGCTGGATATCCGGGCAGCTGTCGCACCGGAACGCGACCAGTTCAGCGTTGAGCTTGCCGAGCAGTCGATTGAGACGGGCGGCTCACGGACAATCTCAGTCGAGGTGACGAACAACCTCAACGAGACTGTCACCGATGTTGAGGCCCGCCTGTTCGCTGATAATCCCCTTGATACCGGTGATGCTGACACGGGCTACAGGGAGGCACTTGATCCGGATGAAACGGTTACGATGACATTCGAACTGACCGCAGCCGGCTCTGCAACGCCAGAGAAGACCTACCCAATCTCCTTTGATTTCCGGTACGATGACGAGCGTGGCAACAGCCAGCTAACGAATACGATGCGTGTCCCGATCGATGTTGTCGAAAGTAGCGGTGGCGGGCTGCCGATTCCGCTGATTGCCGGCGTCATCGTCGTCGTCGGTGGGGCCGCAGCAGTTCTCTGGTACCGGAGGCAGTAA
- a CDS encoding RNA-guided endonuclease TnpB family protein, protein MNYNYRYRLRPPDALEEQLAWTVDTCRQVYNHFLHRLNRTDDTSAYSEQKLLPSLKKWWDDLKQVHSKVLQKVVQRLYDNLSTLRGRKENGYRVGQLKWKAPGEYRSFTYSQSGFKFKNTSGRTRLWLSKLGELPITFHRDLPDDADIKTVTVKQEPTGKWYAILGVETPDDPPAKPENPEKCVGIDVGILKYAHDTDGTAIESLDLSDERERLERAQRDLSRKQNGSANWEEQRRVVAERHADLKQKRRDFLHKLSNYYAREYNLVAVEDLDAKGLVELPGNSRNRAGAAWGTFLRMLEYKCEREGTHFVAVNPRGTTKECASCGVSTEKPLWVREHSCPACGFEADRDANAAWNILSRGIKKRLGAGRSESTPVETALPVDTPVSAKRVIETGSPTLKREPSGER, encoded by the coding sequence GTGAACTACAACTACAGGTATCGACTCCGACCGCCCGATGCTCTCGAAGAGCAGTTAGCGTGGACTGTCGATACCTGTAGACAGGTCTACAACCACTTCCTTCATCGACTCAACCGCACCGACGACACCTCGGCATACAGCGAACAGAAACTCCTGCCGAGTCTCAAGAAGTGGTGGGACGACCTGAAACAAGTTCACTCGAAGGTACTTCAGAAAGTCGTGCAACGGCTGTACGACAACCTCTCGACGCTTCGCGGTCGCAAAGAGAACGGCTATCGCGTCGGTCAACTCAAGTGGAAAGCGCCGGGCGAGTACCGCAGTTTCACCTACAGTCAATCCGGCTTCAAGTTCAAAAACACGAGCGGTCGGACGCGACTGTGGCTCTCGAAACTCGGAGAACTTCCCATCACTTTCCACCGCGACCTCCCCGACGACGCCGACATTAAGACCGTCACGGTCAAGCAGGAACCGACCGGGAAGTGGTACGCCATCCTCGGCGTCGAAACCCCGGACGACCCACCTGCGAAACCCGAGAATCCTGAGAAGTGCGTCGGCATCGACGTAGGAATTCTCAAGTACGCTCACGACACCGACGGCACCGCCATCGAATCACTCGACCTCTCGGACGAGCGCGAGCGGTTGGAACGCGCACAGCGTGACCTCTCGCGGAAACAGAACGGGTCTGCGAATTGGGAGGAACAGCGTCGAGTCGTGGCCGAACGCCACGCTGACCTGAAACAGAAACGTCGTGACTTCCTGCACAAGTTGTCGAACTACTACGCTCGGGAGTACAACCTCGTGGCGGTCGAAGACCTCGATGCAAAGGGTTTGGTCGAACTACCGGGTAACTCTCGGAACCGAGCGGGGGCGGCGTGGGGGACGTTCCTGCGGATGCTCGAATACAAGTGTGAACGCGAAGGAACGCACTTCGTCGCGGTGAATCCTCGCGGGACGACCAAAGAGTGTGCGTCCTGCGGCGTCTCGACGGAGAAGCCGCTATGGGTGCGCGAACACTCGTGTCCGGCGTGTGGGTTCGAGGCGGATAGAGACGCGAACGCGGCGTGGAACATTCTTTCCCGCGGTATCAAGAAGCGGTTAGGAGCGGGACGCTCCGAATCAACGCCTGTGGAGACTGCGCTTCCTGTGGATACGCCTGTATCTGCAAAGCGCGTCATAGAAACAGGAAGCCCCACCCTCAAGCGCGAGCCGTCAGGCGAGCGGTAG
- a CDS encoding HVO_0758 family zinc finger protein, whose product MDSVRRGLRQDDISKDMYERLTCTQCGEQLVTENNPDDVGSIRACPECGSQWRQLP is encoded by the coding sequence ATGGATTCTGTCCGTCGTGGACTCCGGCAAGACGATATCTCGAAGGATATGTACGAACGGTTAACGTGCACACAATGCGGAGAACAACTTGTTACGGAGAATAACCCGGATGATGTCGGGTCGATTCGTGCATGTCCGGAATGTGGTAGTCAGTGGCGCCAGCTGCCATAA